The following proteins come from a genomic window of Corallococcus sp. NCRR:
- a CDS encoding DUF642 domain-containing protein, producing the protein MNGKQVLRRSAVVGFGIFALMGCGGPDAVIHEPELGNVEQGINVATNGSFENNAIGNFNDVVLNAGSTALPGWTITSGIKVMKNTYKTPQNGVQSIDLNGLGAGSLYQDVPTVVGAGYAIDNLQVNGP; encoded by the coding sequence ATGAATGGCAAGCAAGTGCTGCGTCGCAGCGCGGTGGTGGGCTTTGGCATCTTCGCGCTGATGGGCTGTGGGGGCCCGGATGCCGTGATCCACGAGCCCGAGCTCGGCAACGTCGAGCAGGGCATCAACGTCGCCACCAACGGCAGCTTCGAGAACAACGCCATCGGCAACTTCAACGACGTGGTCCTCAACGCCGGGAGCACCGCGCTGCCGGGCTGGACCATCACCAGCGGCATCAAGGTGATGAAGAACACGTACAAGACGCCGCAGAACGGCGTGCAGTCCATTGACCTCAATGGCCTGGGCGCGGGATCCCTGTACCAGGACGTGCCCACCGTCGTCGGCGCTGGCTACGCCATCGACAACCTCCAGGTGAACGGGCCGTGA
- a CDS encoding ATP-binding response regulator → MSAVDDILRGGGACGALLRQVDWPKTPLGPVETWPQSLRTAVGIVLASDYPLYVAWGPEFVQFYNDAYRPICGRTKHPAALGQAAAVTWPEVWHMLGPGWERIRQTGEAIFVTDLMMPLDRNGFVEECYFTYSHSPVRDESGDVAGIFAALTETTGQVVGTRRLDMLRELGASTADRATTDEACREAMRVIAAAPLDVPFALLYVVDDATGTARLAGTSGLAAGDALAPGSLPLPEGEASAAWPLGASASTGAAFLWEKLPGASGTVAVGPWPEGTASAWVQPLPRVGHARPAGFLITGLSRRLAFDAKYQGFLELLARGVTTAISQARAREEERRRADALAALDRAKTDFFSNVSHEFRTPLALMLGPVEDGLQDALEPLGPRQLERQRTVHRNGLRLLKLVNTLLEFSRIEAGHLHTTAVPTDLAALTRGLASGFRSTVERAGLTLDVDCPPLPHPVKVEPDQWEKIVLNLISNAFKFTHQGGIRVSLRSHEAQVVLRVADTGTGIPPEELPRIFDRFHRVQGAKGRSYEGSGIGLALVRELVRLHGGDVRAESHLGQGTTFTVTLPAEGTSMAAPVGDTSTPAHVPASATAAAFLEEASGWMGPEGTPTMLASGTAPAPLTRTVGGHILFADDNADMRAYVRSLLADRFEVTLAENGQQALESCRARMPDLVVSDVMMPELDGFGLLRRLREDPATAHVPVILLSARAGEEATVEGLRMGATDYLVKPFSARELLARVEGNLVAARARREQRQAEREREKLIAVVEQSSDLIGIGGPDGRALFVNEAGQRMLGLEGPEAVRRTHLFDYFLEEDRSYVREVILPRLRERGRWDGEFRLRHFRTGAAVPVHYNFFMLRDAATGEDIGIATVSRDITERHRREAEAREQREFEQQLIGIVSHDLRSPINAILLSANALLKRDDLGERATKNTGRIISSAERANRLIRDLLDVTQARLGGGLPVHRRRMDFHEATRHALEEVQVAFPERQVLLDAQGDGLGSWDEERLGQVVQNLVTNALRYSEPGSTVRVSTREEGDNLVLEVHNRGRPIPPEMLPTLFQAMRRGPQDEGRSSRSVGLGLYIVQQVARAHGGHVSAASSEADGTTFTVRLPREAPPAYDTVS, encoded by the coding sequence ATGAGCGCGGTGGACGACATCCTGCGAGGAGGTGGCGCGTGTGGCGCCCTGCTTCGGCAGGTGGACTGGCCGAAGACGCCCCTGGGCCCGGTGGAGACGTGGCCCCAGTCGCTGCGCACGGCCGTCGGCATCGTGCTCGCGTCCGATTATCCGCTGTACGTCGCGTGGGGTCCGGAGTTCGTCCAGTTCTACAACGACGCGTACCGGCCCATCTGCGGACGCACGAAGCACCCCGCCGCCCTGGGACAGGCCGCGGCCGTCACCTGGCCGGAGGTCTGGCACATGCTGGGCCCCGGCTGGGAGCGCATCCGCCAGACCGGCGAGGCCATCTTCGTCACGGACTTGATGATGCCGCTCGACCGCAACGGCTTCGTCGAGGAGTGCTACTTCACCTACAGCCACTCGCCCGTGCGCGACGAGTCCGGCGATGTGGCGGGCATCTTCGCGGCGCTCACGGAGACCACCGGACAGGTGGTGGGCACGCGGCGGCTCGACATGCTGCGCGAATTGGGCGCCTCCACCGCGGACCGGGCCACCACGGACGAGGCCTGCCGTGAGGCCATGCGCGTCATCGCCGCGGCGCCGCTCGACGTGCCCTTCGCCCTGCTCTACGTGGTGGATGACGCCACCGGCACCGCGAGGCTCGCCGGGACGAGCGGGCTCGCCGCGGGAGATGCGCTCGCTCCCGGGTCGCTGCCCCTCCCGGAGGGCGAGGCGAGCGCGGCCTGGCCCCTGGGCGCCTCCGCGAGCACCGGCGCGGCCTTCCTCTGGGAGAAGCTGCCCGGAGCGTCAGGCACCGTCGCGGTGGGCCCGTGGCCGGAGGGAACGGCGTCCGCGTGGGTGCAGCCCCTGCCGCGCGTGGGACATGCGCGGCCCGCGGGCTTCCTGATCACCGGGCTGAGCCGCCGGCTGGCGTTCGATGCGAAGTACCAGGGCTTCCTGGAGCTGCTGGCCCGGGGCGTGACGACCGCCATCTCGCAGGCCCGCGCTCGCGAGGAGGAACGCCGCCGCGCCGACGCCCTGGCCGCGTTGGATCGCGCGAAGACGGACTTCTTCAGCAACGTGAGCCACGAGTTCCGCACGCCGCTGGCGCTGATGCTGGGGCCGGTGGAGGACGGCCTCCAGGATGCGCTGGAGCCGCTCGGCCCCCGGCAGCTCGAACGGCAGCGGACGGTGCACCGCAACGGCCTGCGGCTGCTCAAGCTCGTCAACACGCTGCTGGAGTTCTCCCGCATCGAAGCGGGCCACCTGCACACGACCGCGGTGCCCACCGACCTGGCCGCGCTCACCCGCGGGCTCGCCAGCGGCTTCCGCTCCACCGTGGAGCGCGCGGGCCTGACGCTGGACGTGGACTGCCCCCCGCTGCCGCACCCGGTGAAGGTGGAGCCGGATCAGTGGGAGAAGATCGTCCTCAACCTCATCTCCAACGCGTTCAAGTTCACGCACCAGGGCGGCATCCGCGTGAGCCTGCGCTCGCACGAAGCGCAGGTGGTGCTGCGCGTGGCGGACACCGGCACGGGCATCCCTCCGGAGGAACTGCCGCGCATCTTCGACCGCTTCCACCGCGTGCAGGGCGCGAAGGGGCGCAGCTACGAGGGCAGCGGCATCGGGCTCGCGCTGGTGCGGGAGTTGGTTCGCCTGCATGGCGGCGACGTGCGGGCGGAGAGCCACCTGGGCCAGGGCACCACGTTCACGGTGACGCTGCCCGCGGAGGGGACCTCCATGGCCGCCCCTGTCGGGGATACGTCCACGCCCGCGCACGTTCCGGCGAGCGCGACCGCCGCGGCGTTCCTGGAGGAGGCGTCCGGCTGGATGGGGCCAGAGGGCACGCCGACCATGCTCGCGAGTGGCACGGCCCCCGCTCCCCTCACGAGGACCGTGGGCGGCCACATCCTGTTCGCGGACGACAACGCGGACATGCGCGCGTATGTGCGGTCGCTGCTCGCGGACCGCTTCGAGGTGACGCTCGCGGAGAACGGACAGCAGGCGCTGGAGTCGTGCCGGGCCCGGATGCCGGACCTCGTCGTCAGCGACGTGATGATGCCGGAGCTGGATGGCTTCGGGCTCCTGCGGCGGCTGCGCGAGGACCCGGCGACGGCACACGTGCCCGTCATCCTGCTGTCCGCGCGCGCCGGCGAGGAGGCCACGGTGGAGGGCCTGCGCATGGGCGCCACCGACTACCTGGTGAAGCCGTTCTCCGCGCGGGAGCTGCTGGCGCGCGTGGAGGGAAACCTCGTGGCGGCGCGGGCGCGCCGGGAGCAGCGTCAGGCGGAGCGGGAGCGCGAGAAGCTGATCGCGGTGGTGGAGCAATCCTCGGACCTCATCGGCATTGGTGGGCCGGACGGACGGGCGCTGTTCGTCAACGAGGCGGGCCAGCGGATGCTGGGGCTGGAGGGGCCGGAGGCGGTGCGGCGCACGCACCTCTTCGACTACTTCCTGGAGGAGGACCGCTCCTACGTGCGCGAGGTCATCCTGCCCAGGCTGCGCGAGCGCGGGCGCTGGGACGGCGAGTTCCGCCTCCGGCATTTCCGCACCGGGGCGGCGGTGCCCGTGCACTACAACTTCTTCATGCTGCGCGATGCCGCGACGGGCGAGGACATCGGCATCGCCACGGTGAGCCGCGACATCACCGAACGCCACCGGCGCGAGGCGGAGGCGCGGGAGCAGCGGGAGTTCGAACAGCAGCTCATCGGCATCGTCAGCCACGACCTGCGCAGCCCCATCAACGCCATCCTCCTGTCGGCGAACGCCCTGCTGAAGCGCGACGATCTGGGAGAGCGCGCGACGAAGAACACCGGCCGCATCATCAGCAGCGCCGAGCGCGCGAACCGCCTCATCCGCGACCTGCTGGACGTGACCCAGGCGAGGCTGGGTGGAGGGCTGCCGGTGCACCGCCGCCGCATGGACTTCCACGAGGCCACGCGCCACGCGCTGGAGGAGGTCCAGGTGGCGTTCCCGGAGCGGCAGGTGCTCCTGGACGCCCAGGGCGACGGCCTGGGCTCCTGGGACGAGGAGCGGCTGGGCCAGGTGGTGCAGAACCTGGTCACCAACGCCCTTCGCTACAGCGAGCCGGGCTCCACGGTGCGCGTGTCCACGCGCGAGGAGGGGGACAACCTGGTGCTGGAGGTCCACAACCGGGGCCGCCCCATCCCGCCGGAGATGCTGCCCACCCTCTTCCAGGCCATGCGGCGCGGCCCTCAGGACGAAGGCCGCTCCTCGCGCAGCGTGGGGCTGGGGCTCTACATCGTGCAGCAGGTGGCGCGCGCGCACGGAGGCCACGTGAGCGCGGCCTCCAGCGAAGCGGACGGAACCACGTTCACGGTCCGCCTGCCGAGGGAGGCGCCCCCCGCCTACGATACCGTTTCCTGA
- a CDS encoding ABC transporter permease: MSQLLQDVRLSLRRMRREPVFTTVVVATLALAIGATTAVFSLVYQVLLKPLPYPEPQELLRLYQSTPQRERGGVAYSYLHAWSERPGAFQAIEGVTAMDYTLTGPGAAQRVRAGLATPGLLSMLGVRPERGQDFGPESPVPGRDQSVLVSHAFWWSHFGGRADVVGQTLTLDGAPHVVQGVLPASFRFWPGVDLWKSLPPAPPGQASEELYLRGVGRLRPGVPLERARAELEEHSRAWAATMGGTEAVPGVRLVPLHQQVVETSREQLWLLAGVMALVLCVACANVANLLLARASAREREVAVRAALGADRGQLVRQFLVESAVLALMGGAVGLLLALWGMDLLRVFVPGEVVSPEELRLEPHVLAIAAGLSLTTSVLFGLVPALRASRAEAKGALGGLRGGKGATGPMRARAVLVVAQVALALVPLVGAGLMLRTLHALHAVAPGFDPRGVSAMDLSFPREAYGQDDPRRRRVSAELLARVRALPSVRSAGLASTLPLWNRNGFSAVVLPGETEQEAQAREAVNFRAVSDGYFATLRIPLKEGRDVSRADGAGAAPVMVVNETFARRFLPKGSALGQRARLTLDGEPFREVVGVVGDVHHASLAEEPRAEVYLPMDQFEGLFMVLAVRASRDSQALLPALREQLRAVDPHLPWVQVRDLEAVVEESLGRTRVMSGLLTAMAVLALTLAGVGLYGVLAYTVSQRTRELGIRMALGATERQVLWLVVGQGLRLAAIGVGVGLVGAAALARGLAGMLYGVGALDALTFGGVPLLLGAVALVASWLPARRALRVTPAIALRADE, translated from the coding sequence ATGTCCCAGCTCCTCCAAGACGTCCGCCTGTCACTGCGCCGGATGCGCCGCGAGCCCGTGTTCACCACGGTGGTCGTGGCCACGCTCGCGCTCGCCATCGGGGCCACCACCGCGGTCTTCAGCCTCGTGTACCAGGTGCTGCTCAAGCCCCTGCCGTACCCCGAACCGCAGGAGCTGCTGCGCCTCTATCAATCCACGCCGCAGCGCGAGCGGGGCGGGGTGGCGTACTCGTACCTCCATGCGTGGAGCGAACGCCCCGGCGCCTTCCAGGCCATCGAGGGTGTCACCGCGATGGACTACACGCTGACCGGTCCGGGCGCGGCGCAGCGGGTGCGCGCGGGGCTCGCGACCCCGGGCCTGTTATCCATGCTGGGCGTGCGGCCCGAGCGGGGACAGGACTTCGGACCGGAGTCCCCGGTGCCCGGGCGCGACCAGAGCGTGCTCGTGTCCCACGCCTTCTGGTGGAGCCACTTCGGTGGACGCGCGGACGTGGTGGGCCAGACGCTCACGCTGGATGGCGCACCTCACGTCGTCCAGGGCGTGCTGCCCGCGTCGTTCCGCTTCTGGCCGGGCGTGGACCTGTGGAAGTCGCTGCCCCCCGCGCCGCCAGGTCAGGCCTCGGAGGAGCTCTACCTGCGCGGCGTGGGCCGGTTGCGGCCGGGTGTCCCGCTGGAGCGCGCCCGCGCGGAGCTGGAGGAGCACTCGCGAGCCTGGGCCGCGACGATGGGCGGGACGGAGGCGGTGCCCGGGGTGCGGCTGGTGCCGTTGCATCAACAGGTGGTGGAGACCTCGCGCGAGCAACTGTGGCTGCTGGCCGGAGTGATGGCGTTGGTGCTGTGCGTGGCGTGCGCCAACGTGGCGAACCTGCTGCTCGCGCGCGCCAGTGCCCGCGAGCGCGAGGTGGCGGTGCGCGCGGCGCTGGGCGCGGACCGGGGACAGTTGGTGCGGCAGTTCCTGGTGGAGAGCGCGGTGCTGGCCCTGATGGGCGGCGCGGTCGGCCTGCTGCTGGCGCTGTGGGGGATGGACCTCCTGCGCGTGTTCGTCCCCGGGGAGGTGGTGTCGCCAGAGGAGCTCCGGCTGGAGCCGCACGTGCTCGCCATCGCGGCGGGCCTGTCCCTGACGACCAGCGTCCTCTTCGGCCTGGTGCCCGCGCTGCGCGCATCCCGCGCCGAGGCGAAGGGGGCGCTCGGAGGGCTTCGCGGAGGGAAGGGCGCGACCGGGCCGATGCGGGCGCGGGCCGTGCTGGTGGTGGCGCAGGTCGCGCTGGCGCTCGTGCCGCTGGTGGGCGCGGGCCTGATGCTGCGCACGCTCCACGCGCTTCACGCCGTGGCGCCGGGCTTCGACCCGCGCGGCGTCAGCGCGATGGACCTGTCCTTCCCCCGCGAGGCCTACGGGCAGGATGACCCCCGGCGCCGGCGGGTGAGCGCGGAGCTGCTGGCGCGGGTGCGGGCGTTGCCGTCGGTGCGGTCGGCGGGGCTGGCCAGCACGCTGCCGTTGTGGAACCGCAACGGCTTCAGCGCGGTGGTGCTCCCGGGTGAGACGGAGCAGGAGGCCCAGGCTCGCGAAGCGGTCAACTTCCGCGCGGTGAGCGACGGGTACTTCGCCACGCTGCGCATCCCGCTGAAGGAGGGCCGCGACGTGAGCCGCGCGGATGGCGCGGGCGCGGCGCCGGTGATGGTGGTCAACGAGACCTTCGCGCGGCGCTTCCTGCCGAAGGGCTCCGCGCTGGGCCAGCGCGCGCGGCTGACGCTCGACGGCGAGCCGTTCCGGGAGGTGGTGGGCGTGGTGGGGGACGTGCACCACGCGAGCCTCGCGGAGGAGCCGCGCGCGGAGGTGTACCTGCCCATGGATCAATTCGAGGGCCTGTTCATGGTCCTCGCCGTGCGCGCCAGCCGGGACTCGCAGGCGCTGCTGCCCGCGCTGCGCGAACAGCTTCGCGCGGTGGATCCCCATCTGCCGTGGGTCCAGGTGCGCGACCTGGAGGCCGTGGTGGAGGAGAGCCTGGGCCGCACGCGCGTGATGAGCGGCCTGCTCACGGCCATGGCGGTGCTCGCGCTGACGTTGGCGGGCGTGGGGCTGTACGGCGTGCTGGCGTACACGGTGAGCCAGCGCACGCGCGAGCTGGGCATCCGCATGGCGCTGGGCGCGACGGAGCGGCAGGTGCTGTGGCTGGTGGTGGGGCAGGGGCTGCGGCTGGCGGCCATTGGCGTGGGGGTGGGGCTCGTGGGGGCGGCGGCGCTCGCGCGCGGCCTCGCGGGGATGCTCTACGGCGTGGGCGCGCTGGACGCCCTGACCTTCGGGGGCGTGCCCCTGCTGCTGGGCGCGGTGGCGCTCGTGGCCAGCTGGCTGCCCGCGCGCCGCGCGCTGCGCGTGACGCCCGCCATCGCGCTCCGGGCGGACGAATAG
- a CDS encoding class I SAM-dependent methyltransferase: protein MRNALMAASFLALAGCSHSTPTAPASSPQAQAAAVSSQALVDAPDRPEADRKLDAGRHPAALLDFVGVKPGMHVAELMAGGGYTTELLARAVGPEGKVYGENPSVILEKFAAKPWQERLARPVNQNVVRLDGELDAPFPPELNGTLDAVVSHIIYHDTGWLGVDRAKMNAAVFQALKPGGVYVILDSSAKPGTGITEGQTLHRIDEQLVRDEVQAAGFKLQDESNTWRNPEDTRDWSSSPGAAGERRGTSDRFALKFVKP, encoded by the coding sequence ATGCGAAACGCACTGATGGCGGCATCGTTCCTGGCCCTCGCGGGCTGTTCCCACTCGACGCCCACGGCTCCGGCGTCCTCCCCCCAGGCGCAGGCGGCGGCCGTGTCCTCGCAGGCGCTGGTGGACGCGCCGGACCGCCCGGAGGCGGACCGCAAGCTGGACGCGGGCCGGCATCCCGCGGCCCTGCTGGACTTCGTGGGCGTGAAGCCCGGCATGCACGTGGCGGAGCTGATGGCGGGCGGCGGCTACACCACGGAGCTGCTGGCGCGCGCGGTGGGGCCCGAGGGCAAGGTGTACGGCGAGAACCCCAGCGTCATACTGGAGAAGTTCGCGGCGAAGCCGTGGCAGGAGCGGCTGGCGCGGCCGGTGAACCAGAACGTGGTGCGCCTGGATGGCGAGCTGGACGCGCCGTTCCCGCCCGAGCTGAACGGCACGCTGGACGCGGTGGTGAGCCACATCATCTACCACGACACGGGATGGCTGGGCGTGGACCGGGCGAAGATGAACGCGGCGGTGTTCCAGGCGCTCAAGCCGGGTGGCGTGTACGTCATCCTCGACTCCAGCGCGAAGCCGGGCACGGGCATCACGGAGGGCCAGACGCTGCACCGCATCGACGAGCAGCTGGTGCGCGACGAGGTGCAGGCCGCGGGCTTCAAGCTCCAGGACGAGAGCAACACCTGGCGCAATCCGGAGGACACGCGCGACTGGAGCTCCAGTCCTGGAGCCGCGGGTGAGCGCCGGGGCACGAGCGACCGGTTCGCGCTGAAGTTCGTCAAGCCGTAG
- a CDS encoding YdeI/OmpD-associated family protein — translation MAVRKFKAKLEVANDQGGRFVRCPFDSKEAYGEARPPVVGTVNGQPFRSRLMVYGGITYLGFTKDVREAAGVEDGATLSITLERDTAPRELEVPEDLQRALDAEPELRDVFTKLAFTHRKEFVKALTEAKKEETRARRLAQTLEKLRAKVAKA, via the coding sequence ATGGCCGTGCGCAAGTTCAAGGCGAAGCTCGAAGTGGCCAACGACCAGGGAGGCCGGTTCGTGCGCTGTCCGTTCGACAGCAAGGAGGCCTACGGCGAGGCACGGCCCCCCGTGGTGGGCACCGTCAACGGGCAGCCCTTCCGCAGCCGGTTGATGGTGTACGGAGGCATCACCTACCTGGGCTTCACCAAGGACGTGCGCGAGGCCGCGGGCGTCGAGGACGGCGCGACCCTGAGCATCACGCTGGAGCGGGACACGGCACCTCGGGAGCTCGAGGTGCCGGAGGATCTCCAGCGTGCGCTGGACGCGGAGCCGGAGTTGCGGGACGTGTTCACGAAGCTCGCGTTCACGCACCGCAAGGAGTTCGTGAAGGCGCTCACTGAAGCGAAGAAAGAAGAGACCCGCGCCCGTCGCCTGGCCCAGACCCTGGAGAAGCTGCGCGCCAAGGTGGCCAAGGCGTGA
- a CDS encoding class I SAM-dependent methyltransferase — protein MSSSSSAESPRRFHAEPLIVVLRHLEARVSSGPVSIDVPDPDLGHGRYPGEHVEGGLVHRPLRSWCDLAEGLSCRLRTPRSVDATHVRLTLEPLGSEASWHAGGGARTEAPQERYGAASDFARVRKFEDAGFLLPWLEAVGRLALSPGARLLDLGVNRGDELAAFAEVEGIRFVGVDHSASALEEARAAFPDPRHAFIQADLNALPSDLGRFDAVVSVGTLQSPGVDDRALLRKLVQEHLEPKASLVLGFPNSRFRDGEVVYGARVRNLREPDLSLLVKDLSFYRRYLHQHGFRTFLGGKYDLLLTAVRGQAFGSGDEDT, from the coding sequence ATGTCGTCGAGCTCCTCCGCCGAAAGCCCTCGCCGCTTCCACGCCGAGCCGTTGATCGTCGTCCTGCGCCACCTGGAGGCGCGGGTGTCGTCCGGGCCCGTGTCCATCGACGTGCCGGATCCGGACCTGGGCCACGGGCGCTATCCCGGGGAGCACGTGGAGGGTGGGCTCGTGCACCGGCCGCTGCGGAGCTGGTGTGACCTGGCGGAAGGGCTGTCGTGCCGACTGCGCACACCGCGCTCGGTGGACGCGACGCACGTGCGGCTCACGCTCGAGCCGCTGGGATCGGAGGCTTCGTGGCACGCGGGAGGCGGGGCGCGGACGGAGGCGCCGCAGGAGCGCTATGGCGCCGCGTCCGACTTCGCGCGCGTGCGGAAGTTCGAGGACGCGGGCTTCCTCCTGCCCTGGTTGGAGGCGGTGGGGCGGTTGGCGCTGTCACCGGGCGCGAGGCTCCTGGACCTGGGCGTCAACCGGGGGGATGAGCTGGCGGCCTTCGCGGAGGTGGAGGGCATCCGCTTCGTCGGCGTGGACCACAGCGCGAGCGCGTTGGAGGAGGCACGGGCGGCGTTTCCGGATCCGCGCCATGCATTCATTCAGGCGGACCTGAACGCGCTGCCCTCGGACCTGGGCCGCTTCGACGCGGTGGTGTCGGTGGGCACGTTGCAGAGCCCGGGCGTGGATGACCGGGCGCTCCTGCGCAAGCTGGTGCAGGAGCACCTGGAGCCCAAGGCCTCGCTGGTGCTGGGCTTCCCCAACTCACGCTTCCGCGACGGAGAGGTCGTGTACGGCGCGCGCGTGCGCAACCTGCGCGAGCCCGACCTGTCGCTGCTGGTGAAGGACCTGTCCTTCTATCGCCGCTACCTACACCAGCACGGCTTCCGCACGTTCCTAGGCGGCAAGTACGACCTGCTGCTCACGGCGGTGAGAGGTCAGGCCTTCGGTTCGGGTGACGAAGACACCTGA
- a CDS encoding MFS transporter yields the protein METSSATLPAAVPQSAPLDRRLLWTMTTATVLAVGNVYYSQPLLGVIARTFGLSASAVGSVPMVSQLGYVAGLVLLTPLGDVLEKRGLLVTMLGLAAAALFAAGLAPTFPLFLFACVAIGLTSVLVQILIPFVAALSSPEERGRNLGVVLSAALVGVLISRTLSGFVATHLGWRGVYFAAGATMVGLAMTLRLGLPRYESSTRLTYPRLLQSLWTLLRDVPGLRAIALTGALMYAALSAFWASLAFFLSSDAYHQGPGTAGMFGLIGTVGALAANVTGRHAQRIGARRIVRACIVTMLAAFGVFAAFGTLWAGLIAGVVLLDLGAQAATVSNQTELYRLHPTAQTRLNTLYKMFYFVGGACGSALSAISWDHGGWRGVCAVGGGFLVIAFVWEQVQARRAAASPAVT from the coding sequence ATGGAGACCTCCTCCGCCACGCTCCCCGCCGCCGTGCCTCAGTCCGCGCCGTTGGATCGCCGGCTGCTGTGGACGATGACGACGGCGACGGTGCTCGCGGTGGGCAACGTCTATTACAGCCAGCCGCTCCTGGGCGTCATCGCGCGGACCTTTGGCCTGTCCGCCTCCGCCGTGGGCTCCGTGCCGATGGTGTCGCAGCTGGGCTACGTGGCGGGCCTGGTGCTCCTGACGCCGCTGGGCGACGTGCTGGAGAAGCGCGGCCTGCTGGTGACGATGCTGGGGCTCGCGGCGGCGGCGCTCTTCGCGGCGGGCCTGGCGCCCACGTTCCCCCTGTTCCTGTTCGCCTGCGTGGCCATCGGGCTGACGTCCGTGCTGGTGCAGATCCTCATCCCCTTCGTCGCGGCGCTCAGCTCGCCCGAGGAGCGGGGGAGGAACCTGGGCGTGGTGCTCAGCGCCGCGCTGGTGGGCGTGCTCATCTCCCGCACGCTCAGCGGCTTCGTGGCGACCCACCTGGGCTGGCGCGGGGTGTATTTCGCGGCCGGGGCGACGATGGTGGGGCTGGCGATGACGCTGCGGCTGGGACTGCCTCGCTACGAGTCCTCCACGCGGCTGACGTATCCGCGCCTCCTGCAATCACTGTGGACGCTGCTGCGGGACGTGCCGGGGCTGCGGGCCATCGCGCTCACGGGCGCCCTGATGTACGCGGCGCTCTCCGCGTTCTGGGCGTCGCTGGCGTTCTTCCTGAGCAGTGACGCGTACCACCAGGGGCCGGGCACGGCGGGCATGTTCGGGCTCATCGGGACGGTGGGGGCGCTCGCCGCGAACGTCACGGGCCGGCACGCGCAGCGCATTGGCGCGCGGCGGATCGTCCGGGCGTGCATCGTCACGATGCTGGCGGCCTTCGGGGTGTTCGCCGCCTTCGGCACGCTGTGGGCCGGGCTCATCGCGGGCGTGGTACTGCTGGACCTGGGGGCGCAGGCCGCCACGGTGTCCAACCAGACGGAGCTGTACCGCCTGCACCCGACCGCGCAGACGCGCCTCAACACGCTCTACAAGATGTTCTACTTCGTGGGCGGGGCCTGCGGTTCCGCGCTCTCCGCCATCTCGTGGGACCACGGGGGCTGGCGGGGCGTGTGCGCGGTGGGCGGCGGGTTCCTGGTCATCGCGTTCGTGTGGGAGCAGGTCCAGGCGCGGCGGGCGGCCGCATCGCCTGCCGTCACTTGA
- a CDS encoding LysR family transcriptional regulator — translation MELRHLRYFVAVAEELSFTRAAKRLHIAQPPLSQQIRKFETELGGALFEREARAVRLTKLGRELLPEAHQLLERAKRFQEHAARQARGEQDVLVLGLISSFATPRFAAMLRAFQKKVPGVHIELSNHPSAWQLEALERGTLDVGILRPRERMPPDVVSHLIRREPFRLAVPARHPFAKRKAVTWKDLRDEPLVLVEPGVAPPDYYAGFFDRLRDAGVAPAVRQYAQNVATKIWFVSAGFGIAPMPHTPDTEHHSGVTFIDLPADAPVTNTVIAWRKAGSSPALLRFVEFARESFAAS, via the coding sequence ATGGAGCTGCGCCACCTGCGGTACTTCGTCGCGGTCGCGGAGGAGCTCAGCTTCACTCGGGCCGCGAAGCGGCTGCACATCGCCCAGCCGCCGCTCAGTCAGCAGATCCGCAAGTTCGAGACGGAGCTGGGCGGAGCCCTCTTCGAACGCGAGGCCCGCGCGGTGCGCCTCACGAAGCTGGGGCGCGAGCTGCTGCCGGAAGCGCACCAACTCCTGGAGCGAGCGAAGCGGTTCCAGGAGCACGCGGCACGGCAGGCCCGGGGCGAACAGGACGTGCTGGTGCTGGGCCTCATCTCGTCATTCGCGACGCCCCGGTTCGCCGCGATGCTGCGCGCCTTCCAGAAGAAGGTGCCCGGGGTCCACATCGAGCTGAGCAACCATCCGTCCGCGTGGCAGCTGGAGGCCCTGGAACGGGGCACGTTGGACGTGGGCATCCTGCGCCCTCGCGAGCGGATGCCGCCGGACGTCGTCTCGCACCTCATCCGCCGGGAGCCCTTCCGGCTGGCGGTGCCCGCGCGGCATCCCTTCGCGAAGCGCAAGGCGGTGACCTGGAAGGACCTGCGGGATGAACCGCTCGTCCTGGTGGAGCCCGGCGTCGCGCCGCCGGACTACTACGCGGGGTTCTTCGACCGGCTCCGTGACGCGGGGGTCGCTCCGGCGGTGCGCCAGTACGCGCAGAACGTGGCGACGAAGATCTGGTTCGTCTCCGCGGGCTTCGGCATCGCGCCCATGCCGCACACGCCCGACACGGAGCACCACTCCGGCGTGACCTTCATCGACCTGCCGGCGGACGCGCCGGTGACGAACACCGTCATCGCCTGGCGCAAGGCCGGAAGCTCCCCGGCCCTGCTGCGGTTCGTCGAGTTCGCGCGCGAATCCTTCGCCGCGAGCTGA